TGAAGTAGCTTGGCCTGGATGGGGAGACTTAAGTCGCCTATTTCGTCGAGAAAGAGTGTTCCTCCGTGGGCTTTTTCCATAAGACCGATCTTTCGGCCCTGGGCCCCGGTGAAGGCCCCCTTTTCGTAGCCGAAAAGTTCGCTCTCCAGCAGGGTTTCCGGAATGGCCGTACAGGGCACGGAAACGAAGGGGCCGTCGGCCCGGGGGCTATTGTAGTGGATGAGTCGAGCGATGAGCGTTTTCCCCGTGCCGGACTCCCCCCGGAGGAGTACTGTGGCCGGACTTCCCGCCACCCGGTGGATCATCTCGAGCACCTCGTGCATGCGGGAGGAGGTGGCCACGAAATTCTCGAGCTGGTAGCGTCCCTTGAGTTCGTGCTTGAGGCGCAGATTTTCCTCGAGCAACCGGGCCCGTTCCTCCTCCAGGGCCTGGAGCTTGGCCACGGTCTGGGCCAGCAACCCGGCCACGATGATGAGAAACTGGAGATTCTTGGCCAGCTCCACCGCATCGGCGGCCGGCCTATCCACCGAAAGGGTGCCCAGCACCCGCCCCCCGCTCTTTATGGGTACGCAGATGAACGAGAGGTTCTTCTTTTCTTTTTCGTTACGGCTTCGGGTGCGGTTCAGAAAACGCGGATCCTCACTTATCTGGGGCACGATGATGGGCTGGCCGGTGGCCACCACCTCACCGGTGATGCCCTCCCCCGGGCGGTAGCGTCCCCGACGACGGGCTTCTTCGGAAAGGCCGTGGGCCACCTCGATCTGGATCTCCCCGGTGCGGGGATTGAAGATGGTGATGGTGCCCCGCTTGAGGGCGAACCTTTCGGAAAGCACGGCCAGGGTTCGCTCCAGCGCCTCGCGCAGTTCCAGGGTGCTGGCCAGGGTGCTGGCAATCTCGTAAAGGCAGGTCAGCTCCTCGAGACTGTGCTGGGCCATCTTTTCCATTGCTCACCAGACAGATTTTACAATTTTGCCAATTTTAGCCTCAATCCTACGAAGGGGCAATAGGATACCTTGACTTCTGAAGGCCTGAATCGTTAATTTAACGGTATGCCGGAGATCCCGTCATGGTTTGAGGTGCTGCGGGCCCTCTTTCAGAAAACCCCGGAGGAACACCTCCGCGAGTTCACCGAGGAGCTGGGAGAGCTGGTGGGAGAAGCCGAGCGCGAGGGACTCCTTACCCCGGAGGAAAGGGAAATCGTCCTTTCGGTGTTAAGACTTCGTCGGGTGGCCGTGCGAGAGGTTATGATCCCCAGAAAGGAACTGGTGGGCCTTCCCGCCGACGCCCCTCCGGAAGAGATATGGAAAAGAGTGGCCATGGTCCCCCATGATTACTATCCCGTATACGGACGGGATCTCGACGATTTCCTGGGGATAGTCTCTATAAAAGATCTGGTGCGAAGAATAGGAAAAAAATTTTCCCTGCGCGAGTTACTGCATCCGGCTTATGTGATTCCGGAAAGCCTTCGATTG
The window above is part of the Thermosulfurimonas sp. F29 genome. Proteins encoded here:
- a CDS encoding transporter associated domain-containing protein: MPEIPSWFEVLRALFQKTPEEHLREFTEELGELVGEAEREGLLTPEEREIVLSVLRLRRVAVREVMIPRKELVGLPADAPPEEIWKRVAMVPHDYYPVYGRDLDDFLGIVSIKDLVRRIGKKFSLRELLHPAYVIPESLRLREALKGFRDRRASVALVIDEFGTLSGMVRLRDLLEFLFPVQRTRFLQDPEGWFILSPETSLEEVERLFGVELPRGDYETLAGLIQDKLGALPRSSERVEVDGLEVEILSADERAIRALRVRPLSGKGKS
- a CDS encoding sigma-54-dependent Fis family transcriptional regulator is translated as MEKMAQHSLEELTCLYEIASTLASTLELREALERTLAVLSERFALKRGTITIFNPRTGEIQIEVAHGLSEEARRRGRYRPGEGITGEVVATGQPIIVPQISEDPRFLNRTRSRNEKEKKNLSFICVPIKSGGRVLGTLSVDRPAADAVELAKNLQFLIIVAGLLAQTVAKLQALEEERARLLEENLRLKHELKGRYQLENFVATSSRMHEVLEMIHRVAGSPATVLLRGESGTGKTLIARLIHYNSPRADGPFVSVPCTAIPETLLESELFGYEKGAFTGAQGRKIGLMEKAHGGTLFLDEIGDLSLPIQAKLLHAIQEKEFYRLGSTEPIKVDVRIIAATNRNLEELVEKGLFREDLYYRLSVFPIYIPPLRERPTDIIPLAEHFLEKYCRLYGKNIKRLSSPAIDLLMQYHWPGNVRELENAIERAVLICDEEVIRSYHLPPSLQTARSSDTRARLTLPEAVEKVERELIVEALKETGGNQSRAAQLLGTTLRVLNYKVKKYGIDPRSFRPRRKNAAHA